A single window of Ignavibacteriota bacterium DNA harbors:
- a CDS encoding sigma-70 family RNA polymerase sigma factor, whose translation MNDVKEITEMLIKVTNGNKEAVNSLLPVVYKELKQMAQNQLRNERKGHTLNATALVHEAYFKLIDQRKVQWQNKAHFFGIASQAMRRILINYANSKSAQKRGSGAANLTLIDGAEEKAINTEELIDLDKALQKLENLNERQSKIIEYWFFVGLTHEEIAEIIGMSLPTVRKDWRLARAWLSRELKNKSI comes from the coding sequence ATGAATGATGTTAAAGAAATAACAGAAATGCTTATAAAAGTGACCAACGGAAATAAAGAAGCCGTTAATTCATTGCTTCCCGTTGTTTACAAAGAACTTAAGCAAATGGCTCAAAATCAATTAAGAAATGAGAGAAAGGGACACACTTTAAATGCAACGGCTTTGGTTCATGAAGCATATTTTAAATTAATTGATCAAAGAAAAGTACAATGGCAGAATAAAGCACATTTTTTTGGAATTGCATCTCAAGCAATGCGAAGGATTTTAATTAATTATGCAAACAGCAAGTCAGCGCAAAAAAGAGGGAGCGGAGCTGCAAATCTTACCTTAATTGATGGCGCGGAAGAAAAAGCAATAAACACAGAAGAACTTATTGATTTAGATAAAGCTTTACAAAAATTAGAGAATTTAAATGAGAGACAAAGTAAAATAATTGAATATTGGTTTTTTGTTGGTTTAACTCATGAAGAAATAGCGGAAATTATTGGTATGTCGCTTCCAACAGTTAGAAAAGATTGGAGATTGGCAAGAGCTTGGTTAAGCAGAGAATTAAAAAATAAATCCATCTAA
- a CDS encoding U32 family peptidase has product MLYNQIEVMAPVGSWEALSAAIKAGCDSIYFGVEQLNMRARSSINFTVEDLAKVAEICKNNKIKSYITLNTTLYDHDITLMKNIINAAKQNGIDSVIVSDHAAMNYAKKIDYPVHISTQCNISNIDTVEFYSEYADVMVMARELSLQQVGIIASEIERREIKGPSGNLVEVEVFAHGALCMAVSGKCYLSLHSHNSSANRGACIQNCRREYTVIDKEEGIELDIDNEYIMSAKDLATIDFLDKVLNAGVKVLKIEGRGRAADYVYTTVKCYREAVDSILEGTYTKEKIENWKTRLSTVYNRGFWDGYYLGRKMGEWSDVYGSKATTKKIYVAKGVKYFSKIKVGEFLLEAHALKKGDKIIITGPTTGVIETTVNEIRVDDGIVDEVSQGINFSIKIDETIRPSDRLYKVVAS; this is encoded by the coding sequence ATGTTATATAATCAAATAGAAGTAATGGCTCCCGTTGGTTCTTGGGAAGCTTTAAGCGCCGCAATAAAAGCCGGTTGCGACTCAATTTATTTTGGAGTAGAACAATTAAATATGCGCGCCCGGTCATCTATAAATTTTACGGTTGAAGATTTGGCAAAAGTTGCTGAAATATGTAAGAATAATAAAATAAAATCATACATTACACTAAACACAACTTTGTATGATCATGACATAACTTTGATGAAAAACATTATTAACGCCGCAAAACAAAATGGAATTGATTCGGTTATCGTTTCTGATCATGCTGCAATGAATTACGCGAAAAAAATTGATTACCCCGTACATATTTCAACGCAATGCAATATTAGTAATATCGATACCGTAGAATTTTATTCGGAATATGCCGATGTTATGGTTATGGCTCGAGAATTAAGTCTCCAGCAAGTCGGAATTATTGCCAGCGAAATCGAACGGCGTGAAATTAAAGGTCCTTCTGGCAACTTGGTAGAAGTTGAAGTTTTTGCTCATGGAGCTTTGTGTATGGCGGTTTCCGGAAAATGTTATTTAAGTTTACATTCACACAACTCTTCGGCAAACCGCGGAGCGTGTATTCAAAATTGCAGAAGAGAATACACGGTTATTGATAAAGAAGAAGGAATTGAATTAGACATTGATAATGAATATATAATGAGCGCGAAAGATCTGGCAACAATAGATTTTCTCGATAAGGTTTTAAATGCCGGAGTGAAAGTATTAAAAATTGAGGGTCGAGGACGCGCAGCTGATTATGTTTACACAACAGTAAAATGTTACCGGGAAGCTGTTGATTCCATTTTAGAAGGAACCTATACAAAAGAGAAAATTGAAAATTGGAAAACAAGATTGTCTACGGTTTACAACCGAGGATTTTGGGATGGATATTATCTCGGAAGAAAAATGGGTGAGTGGAGTGATGTATATGGTTCCAAAGCAACCACAAAAAAAATATATGTGGCAAAAGGTGTTAAATATTTTTCTAAAATTAAGGTCGGTGAATTTTTACTAGAGGCTCATGCGCTTAAAAAGGGCGATAAAATTATTATTACCGGACCAACAACCGGTGTTATCGAAACAACCGTTAACGAAATTAGGGTTGATGACGGAATTGTGGATGAGGTTTCTCAAGGAATAAATTTCTCAATTAAAATTGACGAAACAATAAGACCCTCCGATAGATTGTATAAGGTTGTTGCAAGTTAA
- a CDS encoding thiol-activated cytolysin family protein, with the protein MFGEQASLDRVKNIVNNDAAPAYIKSVTYGRIIMFRMEAISAYTSADVEAAFKYAAGYSVDGSLTTTYNEILQQSTIDLVTIGGNAAVATEPISSANSSSASSILDKVRGIISGENAVYSKSNPGVPIAYSVFYLKDNSLAKLGYTTEYTAKECVTTQKYNTIDIFLNKFTPIKDCDGIEGDGEFNFDVYIQNRGGGNLHHYAKTLVSGEYANSINATYQIKMEKALGQKFTIKFVCTETDKSIFGVVYSDDRMNGRYGATTYEFNSSGGWGVAGTGAVLPSTSSQSITLGSDNCQVKLDYSISIY; encoded by the coding sequence GTGTTTGGCGAACAAGCTTCATTAGACAGGGTTAAAAATATAGTTAACAATGACGCGGCTCCGGCTTACATAAAATCTGTTACATACGGCAGAATTATTATGTTTAGGATGGAAGCGATAAGCGCTTATACTTCTGCGGATGTTGAGGCTGCTTTTAAATATGCGGCAGGTTATTCGGTTGACGGAAGTTTAACTACAACTTATAATGAAATTTTACAGCAGTCCACGATAGATTTGGTTACAATTGGAGGCAATGCCGCAGTAGCAACTGAACCAATATCTTCAGCAAATTCAAGTAGCGCAAGTTCAATATTAGACAAAGTTCGAGGTATAATCTCTGGTGAAAACGCGGTTTATTCAAAAAGCAATCCTGGGGTGCCAATTGCTTATTCGGTTTTTTATTTAAAAGATAATTCATTGGCAAAATTAGGTTATACAACAGAATATACCGCGAAAGAATGTGTAACAACTCAAAAGTACAATACAATTGACATTTTCTTAAATAAATTTACTCCCATTAAAGATTGTGATGGCATTGAAGGTGACGGAGAGTTTAATTTTGACGTTTACATTCAAAACAGAGGTGGTGGTAACTTGCACCATTATGCCAAAACTTTAGTAAGCGGCGAGTATGCAAATTCAATTAATGCAACGTATCAAATTAAAATGGAAAAAGCACTCGGTCAAAAATTTACAATTAAGTTTGTTTGCACAGAAACAGATAAAAGCATTTTTGGTGTAGTTTATTCTGACGATAGAATGAATGGCAGATATGGTGCTACTACTTACGAATTCAATTCCTCCGGAGGATGGGGAGTTGCCGGCACCGGCGCAGTATTGCCTTCAACCAGTTCACAAAGTATAACGTTGGGAAGCGATAATTGCCAAGTAAAGTTAGATTATAGCATTTCAATTTATTAG
- a CDS encoding TolB family protein has translation MNKTLQLIFICLFLPQLILIPQSKKNSQYGFFELNTDIGNTALKGTTVFNSTENKYIISGSGENMWFDKDEFQYVWKKVSGNISISADISWIGNGVNPHRKAGIVIRQNLSPGSVYVDAVIHGDGLTSLQYRENENSLTKEIQSNFKAPQKIILTKAGDYFYMTAANENNDLRSAGGSCRVKIEEPFYVGLGVCSHDNSKSETAVFSNVEIKEILSNENGEKMLESSLEIIDIESKNRKVIFCTENHIEAPNWFLDGNFFIYNSNGLLYKIPIDGSMSEKINTGFAVNCNNDHGLSPDNSQIVISDQTNNGKSQIYILPVEGGTPKLITPNSPSYWHGWSPDGKTLVYCAERGGNFDVYSISVNGGDEVRLTNTDGLDDGPEFSPDGKYIYFNSIRTGKMQIWRMNSNGSDQRQITNDDFNNWFPHPSPDGKYIVFLTYERNVEGHPANKDVILRIMSLENGEIQILTKLFGGQGTINVPSWSPDSKKIAFISYREIN, from the coding sequence ATGAACAAAACATTACAATTAATTTTCATTTGTCTATTCCTTCCACAACTAATATTAATTCCGCAAAGTAAAAAAAATTCTCAATACGGATTTTTTGAATTAAACACAGACATCGGCAATACGGCATTAAAAGGTACAACCGTTTTTAACTCGACTGAAAACAAATATATTATTTCGGGTTCAGGAGAGAATATGTGGTTTGATAAAGATGAATTTCAATACGTGTGGAAAAAAGTTTCCGGCAACATTTCAATTTCAGCGGATATATCATGGATTGGAAACGGTGTTAACCCACATAGAAAAGCCGGTATTGTTATTCGTCAAAATCTTTCACCCGGTTCCGTTTATGTTGACGCCGTAATTCACGGTGACGGATTGACTTCGCTTCAATACAGAGAAAATGAAAATTCTCTTACAAAAGAAATTCAATCTAACTTTAAGGCTCCACAAAAAATTATTTTGACAAAAGCTGGCGATTATTTTTACATGACTGCAGCAAATGAAAATAATGATCTTAGATCTGCCGGAGGAAGTTGCCGGGTTAAAATCGAAGAACCTTTTTATGTTGGATTAGGAGTTTGCTCACACGATAATTCAAAATCTGAAACCGCTGTTTTTTCAAATGTGGAGATAAAAGAAATTTTGAGCAATGAAAATGGAGAAAAAATGTTAGAAAGTTCTTTAGAAATCATTGATATTGAATCTAAAAACAGAAAAGTTATTTTCTGTACTGAAAACCACATTGAAGCACCCAATTGGTTTCTTGACGGTAATTTTTTTATTTACAACAGCAATGGCTTGCTTTATAAAATTCCAATTGACGGAAGTATGTCTGAAAAAATCAATACTGGTTTTGCCGTAAATTGTAATAACGATCATGGCTTATCTCCGGATAATTCACAAATAGTAATAAGCGATCAAACCAATAACGGCAAATCACAGATTTATATATTACCGGTTGAAGGCGGAACACCAAAATTAATTACACCAAATTCGCCAAGCTATTGGCATGGTTGGTCGCCCGATGGAAAAACATTAGTTTACTGTGCTGAACGCGGTGGTAATTTTGATGTTTATTCAATTTCTGTAAACGGCGGAGATGAGGTGAGATTAACAAATACTGATGGTTTGGATGACGGTCCCGAATTTTCTCCCGACGGAAAATATATTTATTTTAATTCCATTAGAACAGGAAAAATGCAGATATGGAGAATGAACTCAAACGGAAGTGATCAAAGACAAATAACAAACGATGATTTTAATAACTGGTTTCCTCATCCATCTCCAGATGGAAAGTATATTGTTTTTCTAACATACGAGAGAAACGTAGAAGGTCACCCCGCGAATAAAGATGTTATACTTAGAATTATGTCTTTAGAAAACGGAGAAATTCAAATTTTAACAAAACTGTTTGGCGGACAAGGAACGATAAATGTGCCGTCGTGGTCACCCGATAGCAAAAAAATAGCTTTTATCAGTTATAGAGAAATTAATTAA
- a CDS encoding PaaI family thioesterase: MKQKVVNKQNNSKMCFVCGMENKLGLKAYFYEMENGELVATFTPKSIHQSYPGRLHGEIASTILDEAIGRAILMKDENMWGVTLELNVKFKKPVPYNEELKVICKITNETSRTFEGEGRIVLANGDVAVTADGKYFKMHVSKITDVDFTVDQWFNVADEKDPEEIEV; encoded by the coding sequence ATGAAACAAAAAGTTGTTAACAAACAGAACAATTCGAAAATGTGCTTTGTCTGCGGTATGGAAAACAAGCTTGGATTAAAAGCATATTTCTATGAAATGGAAAATGGAGAATTGGTTGCTACATTCACTCCAAAAAGTATTCATCAAAGTTATCCGGGTCGTTTGCATGGTGAAATCGCTTCAACAATTTTAGACGAAGCAATTGGTCGCGCAATTTTAATGAAAGATGAAAATATGTGGGGCGTAACTTTAGAGCTTAATGTAAAATTTAAAAAGCCGGTTCCATATAATGAAGAGTTAAAAGTGATTTGTAAAATTACAAATGAAACTTCGCGTACTTTTGAGGGTGAAGGCAGAATAGTTTTGGCAAACGGAGATGTTGCCGTTACCGCTGATGGCAAATACTTTAAAATGCATGTAAGTAAAATTACCGATGTAGATTTTACGGTTGACCAGTGGTTTAATGTAGCCGACGAAAAAGATCCCGAAGAAATTGAAGTGTAA
- a CDS encoding thiol-activated cytolysin family protein — MKSKIIYLITLLIITLFLTSSCAEDGPTNVDPEKNAADIQDYISKLAYNPEEMLNYQDTGGEESKKDIVTDSSETTSDGNYTTVCKNTTYNLKKNFDQVAILRPTNGIVWAGALVKGNQSLMDGVPEPIGIERAPITISINLPGIGANGIRTISNPAASNVQAAIDSSLGWWNNNAYIDGYVNAANSSFHLSTSYSSKQLALDVDLNAEWSSGNVSSQFNYYSDESKKVVMAVFKQAFYDVIFDTPLHQKKCLANKLH; from the coding sequence ATGAAATCAAAAATAATATATTTAATAACTTTACTAATTATTACCTTATTTTTAACTTCATCATGTGCTGAAGATGGACCGACAAATGTAGATCCGGAAAAAAATGCTGCTGATATTCAAGATTACATATCGAAATTAGCATATAATCCTGAAGAAATGTTGAATTATCAGGATACGGGAGGTGAAGAATCTAAAAAAGATATAGTTACTGATTCTTCAGAAACCACTTCGGATGGAAATTATACTACGGTTTGTAAAAATACCACCTATAATTTGAAGAAGAATTTTGATCAAGTTGCAATACTAAGACCCACTAACGGAATTGTATGGGCTGGAGCGTTGGTTAAAGGAAATCAATCATTGATGGATGGTGTACCAGAACCAATTGGAATTGAACGCGCGCCAATTACTATTAGTATAAATTTGCCTGGAATTGGTGCCAATGGAATACGTACAATTTCGAATCCGGCTGCATCGAATGTTCAAGCAGCAATTGATTCTTCTCTTGGGTGGTGGAATAATAATGCCTATATTGATGGTTATGTAAATGCGGCAAATTCCTCTTTCCATTTAAGTACATCATACAGTTCAAAACAATTAGCCTTAGATGTTGATTTAAATGCAGAATGGTCTTCGGGAAACGTAAGTTCACAGTTTAATTATTATAGCGATGAATCCAAAAAAGTAGTAATGGCGGTATTCAAACAAGCTTTTTATGATGTTATTTTTGATACCCCGCTTCACCAGAAAAAGTGTTTGGCGAACAAGCTTCATTAG
- a CDS encoding sulfite exporter TauE/SafE family protein, giving the protein MSKTGISGAGLMFVPIMAQIFGGKLSVGIVLPMLIFADLFAVYYYHRHANWRYIILSIPWALVGVIIAAIIGNEINDAQFKNILAIVILTAIAVMLLLDFYKPSTKLLDNWWFAAILGLAGGFATMIGNAAGPIASLYLLSMRLPKNNYIGTSAWFFLIINVIKVPFHLFIWNTISLKTLTVDLIAIPSILLGVFIGIHLVKYFSEKYYRYFILISTSLSALFLL; this is encoded by the coding sequence ATGTCGAAAACCGGCATTTCGGGTGCGGGATTAATGTTCGTGCCAATAATGGCGCAAATATTCGGCGGGAAACTTTCAGTTGGAATTGTTTTACCCATGTTAATTTTTGCCGATTTATTCGCGGTTTATTATTATCATCGGCACGCAAACTGGCGATATATTATTTTATCAATTCCGTGGGCTTTGGTTGGGGTAATTATAGCGGCAATAATTGGAAATGAAATTAATGACGCTCAGTTTAAAAATATTTTAGCAATTGTAATTTTAACAGCTATTGCTGTAATGCTTTTATTAGACTTTTATAAACCTTCAACAAAACTGCTAGATAATTGGTGGTTTGCCGCAATACTTGGTTTGGCTGGGGGATTCGCGACAATGATTGGAAACGCCGCGGGACCAATTGCTTCGCTATATCTTCTTTCCATGCGCTTGCCTAAAAACAATTATATCGGCACATCCGCTTGGTTTTTTTTAATAATAAATGTAATTAAAGTCCCTTTCCATTTATTTATTTGGAATACTATTTCATTAAAAACTTTAACAGTCGATTTAATCGCAATTCCTTCTATATTACTGGGTGTTTTTATTGGAATACATTTAGTTAAATATTTTTCAGAAAAATATTATAGATATTTTATTTTGATCAGCACAAGTTTATCGGCTTTATTTTTACTGTAA
- a CDS encoding ferredoxin yields the protein MITVSYFRNKCIGCNACVEADPDRWRVSKKDGKCNLIGGKEKKGIFTAQFGKEELRKLEIASKNCPAKIIKFTIA from the coding sequence ATGATAACCGTTTCATATTTCAGAAATAAATGTATTGGCTGTAATGCCTGTGTAGAAGCCGATCCGGACAGATGGCGGGTTTCCAAGAAAGATGGAAAATGCAATCTTATCGGCGGAAAGGAAAAAAAAGGAATTTTTACGGCTCAATTCGGAAAAGAAGAATTGCGCAAATTAGAAATCGCATCTAAGAATTGTCCCGCAAAAATTATTAAGTTTACAATTGCGTAA
- a CDS encoding N-acetyltransferase: protein MNANKIKIRIANSKEWQSIIDIYNQAVLEGGKTADTEPVTLEQRADWLKLHEQKRYPLFVAESDRQVIGWCSVSPHRPGRKALEITAEISYYIDINFRNKGIALRLIKRAIKESRKNGIKNLYALLLEINSPSISILKKFNFEKWGYLPKVAEINNEYVGQLIYGKHI from the coding sequence ATGAACGCAAATAAAATTAAAATAAGGATTGCAAATTCAAAAGAATGGCAAAGCATAATAGATATTTATAACCAAGCGGTTTTGGAAGGTGGAAAAACCGCCGATACGGAACCTGTTACGTTAGAACAAAGAGCTGACTGGCTTAAACTTCACGAGCAAAAAAGATATCCGCTTTTTGTTGCTGAATCAGATCGTCAAGTAATTGGCTGGTGCAGTGTAAGTCCTCACCGACCCGGACGAAAAGCCTTGGAAATAACGGCTGAAATTAGTTATTACATTGATATAAATTTTAGAAATAAAGGAATTGCTTTGCGCCTTATAAAAAGAGCCATTAAAGAATCTCGGAAAAATGGTATAAAAAATTTATATGCGCTTCTATTAGAAATAAATTCACCCAGTATTAGTATTTTAAAAAAGTTTAATTTTGAAAAATGGGGTTATCTTCCAAAAGTCGCGGAAATAAATAATGAATATGTCGGTCAGTTAATTTATGGAAAACATATTTAA